Proteins from a single region of Haloplanus sp. GDY1:
- a CDS encoding aminotransferase class V-fold PLP-dependent enzyme, protein MRPEDLRAEIPALERGVYFNTGASGPSPRRVVSAASDVLEHHEYVAPVEEGAYPAAYETFEETREVVADFLGAAPDEIALTDSTADGIARVAAALDWEPGDVVVRTDLEHSAGVVPWWNLRDRGVEVRVLDTEAGRIDLDALADAVADARLLCLNSITWNYGTRLPIADVVEISHDHDTLVLVDAVQSPGQTPVDVREWGADFVAAAGHKWLLGPWGAGFLYVDRSVADGLTPGVAGYRSVADPGADDLELKAGAPRLEVGTTSPAPYRGLIAAIETVEAVGYDTITGRIERLTDRLKEGLGDRLLGPREYESGLVTFDAADPEGLVERLAEEGVHVRSLPYPDAVRASVHVFNTAGDVDALLDAL, encoded by the coding sequence ATGCGACCCGAAGACCTGCGTGCGGAGATCCCTGCCCTCGAACGCGGCGTCTACTTCAACACCGGCGCGTCCGGGCCGTCCCCCCGGCGCGTCGTCTCCGCGGCGAGCGACGTCCTCGAACACCACGAGTACGTCGCCCCCGTCGAGGAGGGGGCGTACCCCGCGGCCTACGAGACGTTCGAGGAGACCCGCGAGGTGGTCGCCGACTTCCTCGGCGCCGCCCCCGACGAGATCGCCCTGACCGACAGCACGGCCGACGGCATCGCCCGCGTCGCCGCGGCCCTCGACTGGGAACCGGGCGACGTCGTCGTCCGGACCGACCTCGAACACTCCGCTGGCGTCGTGCCGTGGTGGAACCTCCGCGACCGGGGCGTCGAGGTGCGCGTCCTCGACACCGAGGCCGGACGGATCGACCTCGACGCCCTCGCGGATGCCGTGGCCGACGCACGCCTGCTCTGTCTGAACTCGATCACCTGGAACTACGGGACGCGACTGCCGATCGCCGACGTCGTCGAGATCTCCCACGACCACGACACCCTCGTGCTGGTCGACGCCGTCCAGTCCCCGGGTCAGACCCCCGTCGACGTACGGGAGTGGGGGGCCGACTTCGTCGCCGCCGCGGGGCACAAGTGGCTGCTCGGCCCCTGGGGCGCGGGCTTCCTGTACGTCGACCGGTCGGTCGCCGACGGCCTCACTCCCGGGGTGGCGGGCTACCGGAGCGTCGCCGACCCCGGCGCCGACGACCTGGAACTGAAGGCCGGGGCGCCACGCCTGGAGGTGGGCACCACGTCGCCGGCGCCGTATCGCGGGCTGATCGCGGCCATCGAGACGGTGGAGGCCGTGGGCTACGACACGATCACCGGGCGCATCGAGCGCCTGACCGACCGTCTGAAGGAGGGGCTGGGCGACCGTCTGCTCGGTCCCCGCGAGTACGAGTCGGGACTGGTCACCTTCGACGCGGCGGACCCCGAGGGACTGGTCGAGCGACTCGCCGAGGAGGGCGTCCACGTCCGGTCGCTCCCCTACCCCGACGCGGTCCGGGCGTCGGTCCACGTCTTCAACACCGCGGGTGACGTCGACGCCCTCCTCGACGCGCTGTGA
- a CDS encoding DUF7260 family protein — MTDRIEAARAAVAEERSCVRAEHDAFEAFERRVADFSAVAASTSPPLLTDPQPTGRSLERVRSAYEETVMSVPHYQAEYGDTVAESLAVEFGEDLAAALVGGTALTPEFREAVRAAADAARQEREEFLGVLDREDASLARAATDLAEVRADLDALDDRPLSDRTFDDLRSLWEAVGDVEARIEGVAMRRQETIRGHRGDLPGVPTDLAEYLYADLPVRYPVLSSVADLGTAVDRAGRRIERRLASTP, encoded by the coding sequence ATGACGGATCGGATCGAGGCGGCACGGGCGGCCGTCGCCGAGGAGCGGTCGTGCGTCCGCGCCGAGCACGACGCGTTCGAGGCGTTCGAGCGGCGCGTGGCCGACTTCTCGGCGGTCGCCGCCTCGACGTCGCCGCCGCTGCTGACGGACCCGCAGCCCACTGGCCGGTCGCTCGAACGCGTCCGGTCGGCGTACGAGGAGACGGTGATGAGCGTCCCCCACTACCAGGCGGAGTACGGCGACACGGTCGCCGAGAGCCTGGCCGTGGAGTTCGGCGAGGACCTGGCGGCGGCCCTCGTCGGCGGGACGGCGCTGACCCCCGAGTTCCGCGAGGCGGTTCGGGCGGCGGCCGACGCCGCCCGTCAGGAGCGCGAGGAGTTCCTCGGCGTGCTGGATCGCGAGGACGCCTCGCTCGCCCGGGCGGCGACGGATCTGGCCGAGGTTCGTGCCGACCTCGACGCCCTCGACGACCGGCCGCTCTCGGACCGCACGTTCGACGACCTGCGCTCCCTGTGGGAGGCGGTCGGGGACGTCGAGGCTCGCATCGAGGGGGTCGCCATGCGCCGACAGGAGACGATCCGCGGTCACCGGGGGGACCTCCCGGGCGTCCCCACCGATCTGGCCGAGTACCTCTACGCCGACCTGCCGGTGCGGTATCCGGTGCTCTCGTCCGTCGCGGACCTCGGGACGGCGGTCGACCGGGCGGGGCGCCGGATCGAACGTCGCCTCGCCTCGACGCCCTGA
- a CDS encoding DUF4349 domain-containing protein, with translation MVRRRRVLTVLLVTLVVLAGCNGAAGGAEVSAGGGGDGASLAETGAAPEEARAADGGGNGGDGGSAAAATGRSIIRTGQVRLRVDDFETSRSNLTALVEARGGYVSESSRRVNDRDDASWTTGRVVLRVPAENFSATMTAVEAEGRVLESQTSTQDVTDQVVDLQARLENLRAERERLRTLYQRANDTEAVLAVEERLSEVQTEIERTEAQLQSLQRRVAYSTITVEMSEPRPDRPVPDQWYDTPVVAAFLESVEGVGVVLRALVVAGAYAAPYLLVFLTPFAVAGGLLYRYRRRILGAVGGSDAS, from the coding sequence ATGGTACGACGAAGACGAGTCCTCACCGTGTTGCTGGTGACGCTGGTCGTCCTCGCGGGGTGTAACGGCGCGGCCGGCGGCGCGGAGGTCAGCGCCGGCGGCGGCGGTGACGGGGCCTCGCTCGCCGAGACGGGGGCGGCACCCGAGGAGGCCCGCGCCGCCGATGGCGGCGGGAACGGTGGCGACGGCGGGAGCGCCGCCGCGGCGACGGGGCGGTCGATCATCCGCACGGGACAGGTCCGGTTGCGCGTCGACGACTTCGAGACCAGTCGGTCGAACCTGACGGCTCTCGTCGAGGCTCGCGGTGGCTACGTCAGCGAGTCGTCGAGGCGAGTCAACGACCGCGACGACGCCTCGTGGACGACCGGCCGGGTCGTTCTCCGGGTGCCCGCGGAGAACTTCTCCGCGACGATGACCGCCGTCGAGGCGGAGGGCCGGGTACTCGAATCCCAGACGTCGACCCAGGACGTGACCGACCAGGTGGTCGACCTGCAGGCGCGCCTGGAGAACCTGCGGGCCGAACGCGAGCGACTGCGGACGCTCTACCAGCGGGCCAACGACACCGAGGCCGTCCTCGCGGTCGAGGAGCGACTCTCGGAGGTGCAGACCGAGATCGAGCGCACCGAGGCCCAGTTGCAGAGCCTGCAGCGGCGGGTCGCCTACTCGACCATCACGGTCGAGATGTCCGAGCCCCGCCCCGACCGGCCGGTTCCGGATCAGTGGTACGACACGCCCGTCGTCGCCGCCTTCCTCGAATCCGTCGAGGGCGTGGGCGTCGTCCTCCGGGCGCTGGTCGTCGCCGGAGCCTACGCCGCGCCGTACCTGCTGGTCTTCCTCACGCCCTTCGCGGTCGCCGGGGGACTGCTCTACCGGTACCGCCGGCGGATCCTCGGGGCGGTCGGCGGGAGCGACGCCTCTTGA
- a CDS encoding DEAD/DEAH box helicase, whose protein sequence is MRVRDLPLSSSVIEHFESRGIDDLYPPQAAAVEAGVTEGERLVAAVPTASGKTFVASLAMLTADGPGLYIVPLRALAREKYETFSELPDVSVGISTGDVDQSAEDLGEHDVVVATSEKVDSAIRNGADWIADLACVVVDEVHLVGTAGRGPTLEVTLATLQRRAPGVQVVALSATVANPDEIADWLDARLVQSTWRPVDLRTGVYAEGSVTFDAGASAGAPADDGDDASLDVPVDGDPADATDATDALVSGAVDDGGQALAFVRSRREAEALAERLAESGLGDSPDVAAEVRGLDGTETGRRLADCVEDGVAFHHAGLRSAHRVAVERAFRERDLRVICATPTLAAGVNVPARRVVIRDQQRYTGSGMEWLPTLEVHQMCGRAGRPGLDPYGEAVLVGDATTREELWERYVEADPEHVESRLADPNALRTHVLSVVASAFAASREGILDVLDATFYAHGTPTRELGGVVDTAVADLVEMGMIADGPELSATELGDRVSKQYVTPETGARIVAGLQTAAGMDGPTALTALEIVCDTPDMQDTYLGNRERADMYDFARRHADEFTTGMNEAEDFEGWLTAVKTARVLYEWTEGASVEDLVERFRIGPGDLESRIERAAWLLGAADAVAGAVDADADLPFSDLRARL, encoded by the coding sequence ATGCGTGTCCGGGACCTCCCCCTGTCGTCGTCGGTGATCGAGCACTTCGAGTCACGGGGGATCGACGACCTCTACCCGCCACAGGCCGCGGCGGTCGAGGCGGGCGTGACGGAGGGCGAACGCCTCGTCGCCGCCGTGCCGACCGCCAGCGGCAAGACGTTCGTCGCCTCGCTCGCGATGCTGACCGCGGACGGTCCCGGCCTCTACATCGTCCCGCTCCGGGCGCTCGCCCGCGAGAAGTACGAGACGTTCTCCGAACTGCCGGACGTGAGCGTCGGTATCTCCACCGGCGACGTCGACCAGTCCGCCGAGGACCTCGGCGAGCACGACGTCGTCGTCGCGACGAGCGAGAAGGTGGACTCGGCCATCCGCAACGGCGCCGACTGGATCGCCGACCTCGCCTGCGTCGTCGTCGACGAGGTACACCTCGTCGGGACGGCGGGGCGCGGACCCACCCTGGAGGTGACGCTCGCGACGCTCCAGCGACGCGCGCCGGGCGTCCAGGTGGTCGCGCTCTCGGCGACGGTGGCCAACCCCGACGAGATAGCCGACTGGCTGGACGCCCGCCTCGTCCAGTCGACGTGGCGGCCGGTCGACCTCCGAACCGGGGTCTACGCCGAGGGGTCGGTCACGTTCGACGCCGGAGCGTCCGCGGGGGCGCCGGCCGACGACGGTGACGACGCGAGTCTCGACGTGCCGGTGGACGGCGACCCCGCGGATGCCACCGACGCGACGGACGCCCTCGTCTCGGGGGCCGTCGACGACGGCGGGCAGGCCCTCGCGTTCGTCCGGTCGCGGCGCGAGGCCGAGGCGCTCGCGGAACGCCTCGCCGAGTCGGGGCTGGGCGACTCGCCAGACGTGGCCGCGGAGGTTCGCGGCCTCGACGGCACCGAGACGGGCCGCCGCCTCGCCGACTGCGTCGAGGACGGCGTCGCCTTCCACCACGCGGGGTTGCGGAGCGCCCACCGGGTCGCCGTCGAGCGCGCCTTCCGCGAGCGGGACCTGCGGGTCATCTGCGCGACGCCGACGCTCGCGGCCGGCGTCAACGTCCCCGCCCGGCGGGTGGTGATCCGCGACCAGCAGCGGTACACCGGCTCCGGGATGGAGTGGCTGCCGACGCTGGAGGTCCACCAGATGTGCGGGCGGGCGGGTCGACCGGGGCTCGACCCCTACGGCGAGGCGGTGCTGGTCGGCGACGCGACGACCCGCGAGGAACTGTGGGAGCGCTACGTCGAGGCGGATCCGGAGCACGTCGAGTCACGGCTCGCGGATCCGAACGCGCTCCGGACGCACGTCCTCTCGGTCGTCGCCTCGGCGTTCGCCGCCTCCCGGGAGGGCATCCTCGACGTGCTGGACGCGACCTTCTACGCCCACGGGACGCCGACGCGGGAGCTGGGCGGCGTCGTCGACACGGCCGTCGCGGACCTGGTGGAGATGGGGATGATCGCCGACGGCCCGGAGCTGTCGGCGACCGAACTCGGCGACCGGGTGTCGAAGCAGTACGTCACTCCGGAGACGGGCGCTCGCATCGTCGCGGGCCTGCAAACGGCGGCCGGGATGGACGGGCCGACGGCGCTGACGGCGCTCGAAATCGTCTGTGACACGCCGGACATGCAGGACACCTACCTCGGCAACCGCGAGCGGGCGGACATGTACGACTTCGCGCGCCGGCACGCCGACGAGTTCACGACGGGGATGAACGAGGCCGAGGACTTCGAGGGGTGGCTCACGGCCGTGAAGACGGCGCGGGTGCTGTACGAGTGGACGGAAGGAGCGAGCGTCGAGGACCTGGTCGAGCGGTTCCGCATCGGCCCCGGCGACCTGGAGTCACGGATCGAGCGGGCGGCGTGGCTGCTCGGCGCGGCCGACGCCGTCGCGGGCGCCGTCGACGCCGACGCCGACCTCCCCTTTAGCGACCTGCGGGCGCGGCTCTAG
- a CDS encoding NtaA/DmoA family FMN-dependent monooxygenase (This protein belongs to a clade of FMN-dependent monooxygenases, within a broader family of flavin-dependent oxidoreductases, the luciferase-like monooxygenase (LMM) family, some of whose members use coenzyme F420 rather than FMN.), translating to MFDLIAYTNCSHSPTVEDAWRAPDHGQSRGYTDLDFWTDLASRLERGGFDALFFADAYNVADQYRGRIDPTIRRGEQVPENDPIPLLSALAAATDSLGLVVTASTSFYPPYLLAKKFSTVDALSDGRLGWNVVTSSGSLEFENVVGEYVPHDERYDRAAEHVTVCRRLWEDSWADGAVREDADADVYADPSGVSFVDFEGEYFEVPGPHMCAPTPQRTPVLFQAGQSDRGREFGVRHAEALFSFHLSLAGFERYVDDVAERASAVGRTAPYNLYPAVTPYVAPTEAEARALHDRVLDAIEPETGLVRLSNHLNHDYGQYDLDAPLRDVDVEGIRGVLSAFLDDDREWTVRDAAVRYARYPTAELVGTPASVADELERWGAAGADGFVVMAPFVPRTFDDVATYLVPELRDRGLLAEPDDEDGTLRDRLLGADGSETLPER from the coding sequence ATGTTCGACCTGATCGCATACACGAACTGCAGTCACTCGCCGACGGTCGAGGACGCGTGGCGAGCGCCGGACCACGGTCAGTCACGCGGGTACACGGACCTCGACTTCTGGACGGACCTCGCCTCTCGGCTGGAACGCGGCGGGTTCGACGCCCTGTTTTTCGCTGACGCGTACAACGTCGCCGACCAGTACCGGGGGCGGATCGATCCGACGATTCGGCGGGGCGAACAGGTGCCGGAGAACGACCCGATCCCGTTGCTGTCGGCGCTCGCGGCGGCGACGGACTCCCTCGGCCTCGTCGTGACGGCCTCGACGTCGTTCTACCCGCCGTATCTGCTGGCGAAGAAGTTCTCGACCGTCGACGCCCTCTCCGACGGCCGCCTCGGGTGGAACGTCGTGACCTCGTCGGGGTCGCTGGAGTTCGAGAACGTGGTCGGGGAGTACGTCCCGCACGACGAGCGCTACGACCGGGCCGCCGAACACGTGACGGTCTGCCGGCGGCTCTGGGAAGACAGTTGGGCCGACGGCGCGGTTCGCGAAGACGCCGACGCGGACGTGTACGCCGACCCGTCGGGGGTTTCGTTCGTGGATTTCGAGGGTGAGTACTTCGAGGTGCCCGGTCCGCACATGTGTGCGCCGACGCCGCAGCGAACGCCGGTGCTCTTTCAGGCCGGCCAGTCCGACCGGGGGCGGGAGTTCGGAGTGCGACACGCCGAGGCGCTGTTCTCCTTTCACCTCTCTCTGGCGGGGTTCGAGCGCTACGTCGACGACGTCGCGGAGCGCGCCTCGGCCGTCGGCCGGACGGCACCGTACAACCTCTACCCGGCCGTCACGCCGTACGTGGCGCCGACCGAGGCGGAGGCCCGGGCGCTCCACGACCGGGTACTCGACGCCATCGAACCGGAGACGGGGCTGGTTCGGCTCTCGAACCACCTGAACCACGACTACGGGCAGTACGACCTCGACGCGCCGCTCCGCGACGTCGACGTCGAGGGGATCCGGGGCGTGTTGTCGGCCTTCCTCGACGACGACCGGGAGTGGACCGTCCGCGACGCGGCCGTCCGGTACGCCCGCTATCCGACCGCGGAACTCGTCGGGACGCCGGCGTCCGTGGCCGACGAACTCGAACGGTGGGGGGCGGCGGGCGCCGACGGGTTCGTCGTCATGGCCCCGTTCGTGCCGCGGACGTTCGACGACGTGGCGACCTACCTGGTGCCGGAACTCCGGGATCGCGGCCTCCTCGCCGAGCCGGACGACGAGGACGGCACGCTCAGGGACCGCCTGCTCGGCGCCGACGGCTCGGAAACGCTCCCCGAACGCTGA
- a CDS encoding BCCT family transporter produces the protein MARRDAWFGLEDASTPERVLFVTTAAFAVALSVAGIRYPDAVGRTLDASFSFVLERFGWWFILLSFLLSVGVTGFCLSRYGRRRIGGPDADPEFGLLGWLSMVFTVGYSISVLFWGVAEPVLIASDPPSPAPVAGAPTESLALAFMFMHDILPGLVAWYLPFAVAFGLIVWREESWKVSDVLTPLLDRSRYGAVYWLVDFVSLVAIVGGLATSLGFIGRQLSAVAGVIYGVESRAVTLGLFAVVAAIFVADVWAGLRRGIRNAALVAVAANLLLTVALLVVGPTLFITELGLDAMGVWLGNLPRLMLYTAPVTSGSFPQQWTSFWWAWWAAWGIFVGSFVARVSKGRTVRQMFVGLCVAPVSLLVFQHSVLGGLALAPGHRATVEAALRDGGNAAALGAALRTVPYTDAVAALAVVALVGYIVTSLDSAVYMLAAINLGDREPNARNRAAWGLLMVGVGVMTTFVGGGTRVLESFSTTFALPFTLLYLVALLALFVHVRETSAPTDDPRRAGAPSADPGDD, from the coding sequence ATGGCCCGACGCGACGCGTGGTTCGGCCTCGAAGACGCATCGACGCCGGAACGGGTGCTGTTCGTGACGACGGCGGCGTTCGCCGTGGCGCTCTCCGTCGCCGGCATCCGGTATCCGGACGCGGTCGGACGGACGCTCGACGCGAGTTTCTCGTTCGTGCTGGAACGCTTCGGCTGGTGGTTCATCCTGCTCAGTTTCCTGCTGAGCGTCGGCGTCACCGGCTTCTGTCTCTCGCGATACGGTCGCCGGCGCATCGGCGGCCCGGACGCCGACCCCGAGTTCGGACTCCTCGGTTGGCTCTCGATGGTGTTCACCGTCGGCTACTCGATTTCGGTGCTGTTCTGGGGCGTCGCCGAACCCGTCCTGATCGCCTCGGACCCGCCGTCGCCCGCCCCCGTGGCCGGCGCCCCGACCGAATCGCTAGCGCTCGCGTTCATGTTCATGCACGACATCCTCCCGGGACTCGTCGCGTGGTACCTCCCCTTCGCCGTGGCGTTCGGCCTGATCGTCTGGCGCGAGGAGTCCTGGAAGGTGAGCGACGTCTTGACGCCGCTACTCGACCGCTCGCGCTACGGAGCGGTGTACTGGCTCGTCGACTTCGTGTCGCTGGTCGCCATCGTCGGCGGCCTCGCCACCTCGCTTGGCTTCATCGGCCGCCAGCTCTCGGCGGTCGCCGGCGTGATATACGGCGTCGAGTCCCGGGCGGTCACGCTCGGCCTCTTCGCCGTCGTCGCCGCCATCTTCGTCGCCGACGTGTGGGCCGGGCTCCGGCGCGGGATCCGCAACGCGGCGCTCGTCGCCGTCGCCGCGAACCTGCTGTTGACCGTCGCACTCCTGGTCGTCGGTCCGACGCTGTTCATCACCGAACTCGGCCTGGACGCGATGGGCGTGTGGCTCGGCAACCTCCCCCGGTTGATGCTGTACACCGCTCCCGTGACCTCGGGGAGCTTCCCACAGCAGTGGACGAGCTTCTGGTGGGCGTGGTGGGCGGCGTGGGGCATCTTCGTCGGTAGCTTCGTCGCCCGGGTCTCCAAGGGCCGAACCGTCCGCCAGATGTTCGTCGGTCTCTGTGTCGCCCCCGTCTCCCTCCTCGTCTTCCAGCACAGCGTCCTCGGCGGCCTGGCGCTCGCTCCCGGGCACAGGGCGACCGTCGAGGCGGCGCTCCGGGACGGCGGCAACGCGGCCGCGCTGGGCGCGGCGCTCCGGACGGTGCCCTACACCGACGCGGTCGCCGCCCTCGCCGTCGTCGCGCTGGTCGGCTACATCGTCACGTCGCTGGACTCGGCGGTGTACATGCTCGCCGCCATCAACCTCGGCGACCGGGAGCCCAACGCGCGAAACCGGGCCGCGTGGGGGCTGCTCATGGTCGGCGTGGGCGTGATGACGACGTTCGTCGGCGGCGGGACGCGCGTCCTCGAATCCTTCTCCACGACGTTCGCGCTGCCCTTTACCCTCCTCTATCTCGTCGCCCTCCTCGCCCTCTTCGTCCACGTCCGCGAGACGAGCGCCCCGACCGACGACCCCCGCCGAGCCGGCGCCCCGAGCGCCGATCCGGGCGACGACTGA
- a CDS encoding pyridoxal phosphate-dependent aminotransferase: MTFDFASRVERVEPSATLAISNLANELEADGIDVVDLSVGEPDFDTPDNIKRAAKASLDVGDTGYTSSNGIAELREAIAEKLRADGIDCAAGNVVVTPGGKQALYEIFHTLIDAGDEVVLLDPAWVSYEAQAKMAGADLSRVDLSPYGFQLEPALDDLAETVSDDTELLVVNSPSNPTGAVYSDAALEGVRDLAVEHDLTVVSDEMYDEITYGVEQTSLGSLDGMADRTITVNGFSKAYAMTGWRLGYFCAPEEFVSQAGKIQSHSVSCAVNFVQNAGIEALRNTDEAVGEMREAFRERRDMLADLFADHGVDVPVGDGAFYMMLPVDADDQAWCEGAIEDAHVATVPGSAFGTPGYARLSYAASQERLQEGVERLAEGGYL, encoded by the coding sequence GCGCGTCGAGCGCGTCGAACCGAGCGCGACACTCGCGATCAGCAACCTCGCGAACGAACTCGAGGCCGACGGGATCGACGTGGTCGACCTCTCGGTCGGCGAACCCGACTTCGACACGCCGGACAACATCAAGCGGGCCGCCAAGGCGTCGCTCGACGTCGGCGACACGGGCTACACCTCCTCGAACGGCATCGCGGAACTCCGGGAGGCCATCGCGGAGAAACTCCGCGCCGACGGCATCGACTGTGCGGCCGGCAACGTGGTCGTCACGCCGGGCGGCAAGCAGGCGCTCTACGAGATCTTCCACACCCTGATCGACGCGGGCGACGAAGTGGTCCTCCTCGACCCCGCGTGGGTCTCCTACGAGGCGCAGGCGAAGATGGCCGGCGCCGACCTCTCGCGGGTCGACCTCTCGCCGTACGGCTTCCAGCTCGAACCCGCGCTCGACGACCTCGCGGAGACGGTGTCCGACGACACCGAACTCCTCGTCGTCAACTCGCCGTCGAACCCGACGGGCGCCGTCTACTCCGACGCCGCGCTGGAGGGCGTCCGCGACCTGGCGGTCGAACACGACCTGACCGTCGTCTCCGACGAGATGTACGACGAGATCACGTACGGCGTCGAGCAGACCAGCCTCGGCTCCCTGGACGGGATGGCCGACCGAACCATCACGGTCAACGGCTTCTCGAAGGCCTACGCGATGACGGGCTGGCGGCTCGGCTACTTCTGTGCGCCCGAGGAGTTCGTCTCACAGGCGGGGAAGATCCAGTCTCACTCGGTGTCGTGTGCGGTCAACTTCGTCCAGAACGCGGGGATCGAGGCGCTGCGCAACACCGACGAGGCGGTGGGCGAGATGCGCGAGGCCTTCCGCGAGCGCCGGGACATGCTCGCCGACCTCTTCGCGGACCACGGCGTCGACGTCCCCGTCGGCGACGGCGCCTTCTACATGATGCTCCCCGTCGACGCGGACGATCAGGCCTGGTGCGAGGGCGCCATCGAGGACGCCCACGTCGCCACGGTTCCGGGCAGCGCCTTCGGCACGCCCGGCTACGCCCGCCTCTCCTACGCCGCGAGCCAGGAGCGACTGCAGGAGGGCGTCGAGCGACTGGCCGAGGGCGGCTACCTGTAG